In the Mya arenaria isolate MELC-2E11 chromosome 11, ASM2691426v1 genome, one interval contains:
- the LOC128207520 gene encoding cell division control protein 42 homolog produces the protein MVVLRGDLIKCVVVGDPAVGKTSLLMNYATNRFPSQHVPAVFDNYAGSLEVSRRRYNLHLIDTTEQGGSKSLEYSYPGTDVFVVCFSVVKPETFTHMHEHWIPDIQARMGDTPFIVVGTQADLRDDPEVLRTLQVKGQSPVRQRDAASLCRKVGSVCYFETSTEMKKRLRRVMNDAFVSVFCPKAEFNIGCCLQPSNFP, from the exons ATGGTGGTGTTGCGGGGTGACTTGATCAAGTGTGTCGTTGTCGGCGACCCCGCTGTCGGCAAAACCAGCTTGCTCATGAACTACGCCACCAACAGGTTTCCGTCACAGCACGTGCCCGCTGTCTTCGATAACTACGCCG GCAGCCTGGAGGTTTCCCGGCGGCGATACAACTTGCATCTTATCGACACCACGGAACAG GGCGGTTCGAAGTCCCTGGAGTACAGCTATCCCGGCACGGACGTATTTGTCGTCTGCTTCTCCGTTGTAAAGCCTGAAACGTTCACGCACATGCACGAACACTGGATACCGGACATACAGGCGCGCATGGGCGATACGCCATTTATCGTAGTCGGCACGCAGGCGGACTTGCGCGATGACCCGGAAGTGCTAAGGACATTACAGGTCAAGGGTCAATCGCCTGTCCGCCAGCGGGATGCTGCATCTCTCTGCCGAAAAGTAGGATCAGTGTGCTACTTTGAAACTTCAACGGAAATGAAGAAGCGACTGCGGCGGGTCATGAACGATGCGTTCGTCTCTGTGTTTTGTCCCAAAGCGGAATTTAATATCGGTTGTTGCCTTCAACCATCTAACTTTCCTTAG